A part of Sparus aurata chromosome 19, fSpaAur1.1, whole genome shotgun sequence genomic DNA contains:
- the LOC115570381 gene encoding cadherin-10-like: MITNQVLLLLVLCIPWPSNALPLTPGNIGNLFGMPESDGRILQRSKRGWMWNQFFLLEEYTGNDHQYVGKLHSNMDKGDGNVKYVLTGDGAGTLFLIDEKSGDIHATKRLDREEKAMYTLVAKVLDRNTNAELEPDTEFNIKIHDINDNAPKFAKEIYFASVPEMSEVGTSVVTVTASDADDQTYGNSAKLVYSILQGQPYFSVDSENGTIKTALPGMDREVKENYQVVIQAKDMAGQMGGLSGTTTVSITLSDVNDSPPRFANHSFRVTAVESTEIGGAIGRIKADDPDVGRNAEMEYSIVGGHDMFNIITDQTTQEGVIVIKKALDYESKRDYEFRVEVRNTYLDARFIHGLQFKDYATVKVTVEDVDEPPVFTRNPYIIEVHEDTAAGSFVGVVSARDPDADNKPVKYSIDRHTDLERLFNIDSVNGTITTLKALDREMSKWHNISVVATEINNPRQTTRVPVFIKVLDVNDNAPEFAMSYDTFVCENVKAGQLIQTISAVDTDEPLVGHKFVFTISATNPNFTIVDREDNTANILTRRGGFSRREMSMYFLPVVISDNDYPIQSSTSTLIVRVCACDSRGNMQSCNPEVLPFSDGLTTGALVAILLCVIILLMIVVLFAALRRQRKKEPLIISKEDVRDNVVSYNDEGGGEEDTQAFDIGTLRNPEVMDANKLRRDIIPEMLFPFRRTSPIKDNTDVRDFINGRLQENDTDPTAPPYDSLATYAYEGSGSLAESLSSLESAATEGDHDYDYLSNWGPQFKKLAEMYIGKSPDRET; the protein is encoded by the exons ATGATAACCAATCAGGTTCTGCTCCTTCTGGTGCTCTGTATCCCGTGGCCCAGCAATGCCCTGCCTTTAACGCCTGGGAATATTGGGAATCTGTTTGGGATGCCAGAGAGCGATGGCAGGATTCTCCAGCGCTCCAAACGCGGATGGATGTGGAATCAATTCTTTCTGCTCGAGGAATACACGGGAAATGACCATCAATACGTCGGCAAG CTGCACTCCAATATGGACAAAGGTGACGGCAACGTGAAGTACGTTCTGACCGGAGATGGGGCAGGCACCCTGTTCCTGATCGATGAGAAGTCCGGAGACATTCATGCCACCAAGAGACTGGACAGGGAAGAGAAAGCTATGTACACACTCGTTGCAAAGGTGTTGGACAGGAACACCAACGCAGAGCTGGAGCCGGACACTGAATTTAACATAAAAATTCACGACATCAACGACAACGCGCCAAAGTTCGCAAAGGAGATCTACTTCGCCAGCGTCCCCGAGATGTCTGAAGTCG GTAcatctgttgtcactgtgactGCCTCTGACGCCGATGATCAAACGTATGGGAACAGTGCCAAGCTTGTATATAGCATTCTACAGGGACAACCCTATTTCTCTGTGGATTCTGAAAATG GCACCATCAAGACAGCCCTGCCCGGCATGGACAGAGAAGTCAAGGAAAACTACCAGGTTGTGATCCAGGCTAAAGACATGGCCGGACAGATGGGTGGACTCTCGGGAACCACGACTGTCAGCATCACCCTCTCCGACGTGAACGACAGTCCGCCGCGCTTCGCTAACC ATTCATTCCGTGTGACTGCTGTGGAGTCGACAGAGATCGGAGGCGCCATAGGACGTATTAAGGCTGATGATCCAGATGTCGGCCGCAACGCCGAGATGGAGTACAGCATCGTCGGCGGTCACGACATGTTCAACATCATCACTGACCAAACCACACAGGAGGGAGTCATCGTAATCAAAAAG GCGCTGGATTACGAAAGTAAGAGGGACTATGAGTTCAGAGTGGAGGTGAGAAACACCTACTTAGACGCGAGGTTCATCCACGGCCTGCAATTCAAAGACTACGCCACGGTCAAGGTAACGGTAGAGGACGTGGACGAGCCACCTGTCTTCACCAGGAACCCTTACATCATCGAGGTGCACGAGGACACGGCTGCTGGCAGCTTCGTCGGCGTGGTGTCGGCCAGGGACCCCGATGCTGACAACAAGCCAGTCAA ATACTCCATCGATCGGCACACGGACCTAGAGAGGCTGTTCAACATTGATTCTGTGAACGGCACCATCACAACTCTGAAAGCGCTGGACAGAGAGATGTCCAAATGGCACAACATCTCTGTGGTGGCCACTGAAATAA ATAACCCGCGCCAGACAACGCGAGTGCCCGTGTTCATCAAGGTGCTGGACGTCAATGACAACGCCCCAGAGTTCGCAATGTCCTATGACACATTTGTCTGTGAGAATGTCAAAGCTGGACAG CTGATTCAGACAATAAGTGCCGTTGACACGGACGAACCCCTCGTTGGACACAAGTTTGTCTTCACTATAAGCGCCACCAACCCGAACTTCACAATCGTTGACAGGGAAG ATAACACTGCCAATATCCTGACGCGGAGGGGAGGTTTCAGCCGGCGCGAGATGAGCATGTACTTCCTGCCCGTAGTCATTTCAGACAATGACTACCCCATTCAGAGCAGCACCAGCACGCTGATCGTGCGCGTGTGCGCTTGTGACAGCCGTGGAAACATGCAGTCCTGCAACCCCGAGGTCCTGCCCTTCTCAGACGGCCTCACAACTGGAGCTCTGGTGGCCATCCTGCTCTGTGTCATCATTCTCCTCA TGATCGTGGTGCTGTTTGCTGCCctgaggagacagaggaagaaggagcctCTGATCATCTCCAAAGAGGATGTCAGAGACAACGTTGTCAGCTACAACGATGAAGGGGGCGGAGAGGAGGACACTCAGGCCTTTGATATCGGCACGCTGCGCAACCCAGAGGTGATGGATGCTAACAAGCTACGTAGGGACATCATACCCGAAATGCTGTTTCCCTTTCGGAGGACATCACCTATAAAGGATAACACGGATGTCAGAGACTTCATAAATGGGCGGCTTCAAGAGAACGATACAGATCCGACAGCGCCCCCCTATGACTCCCTGGCCACGTATGCTTACGAGGGCAGTGGGTCACTGGCAGAATCCCTCAGTTCTCTGGAGTCGGCTGCCACTGAGGGGGACCATGATTACGATTATCTCAGCAACTGGGGACCACAATTCAAAAAGCTGGCAGAGATGTACATAGGGAAGAGCCCCGACAGAGAGACCTAG